The window TGCCCACCGACACGATGCCGTCGGTGCCCTCGCGCACATGGAAATCGACCAGCCGGCGCAGGCTGTCATAGTCGACACGGCCATCCCCCTGCATCGGGGTCACCAAGGCCACCAGGCTGCCGGCAAACATGCGTTTCTCCACGCGCGAAAGTCGCAAAGTATAACGCAAAGCCATGGCGCGACACAGAAAAATGCCTCACCAAACGGCCGCTGAACCCCTGCCCTGCACGCGCCGCGGATGCTACCATTGCGCTGTCCCGGCGCCGGCTCGCGGTGCCTGCTGTCCACCCCGATAACCCGAATCGATGCCCGAAAACAGCAATCTGCTCGCCCTCATCGCCCTCGGACCGGAGCGCGAGGGTCAAGTCACCGAACTGGTGCGCAGCATTCTCGAACGCGGCTGCGAAATCGTCGAATGCCGGCTGGCGCACATGGGCGCCTCCCTGGCCGCCAACCTGGTGGTCGCCGGCAACTGGAGCACGCTCGGGCGGCTGGAAACCGCGCTGCCGGCCATGGCCGAGCGGCTGTCGCTGAAACTCCAGATCCAGCGCTGCACCAACGCCGCACCACAGAACACCTTCCGTCCGTATGCGGTGGAAGTGGTGGCGCCGCAACGCACCGACCTGCTCAGCCACCTGCTGGCGTTCTTCGATGAGCAGGGTGTGCGCGTACGCGAGGTCGTGACCCAGAACTATGCCTCCGGCTACACCGGCGCGGACATGTGCAACGTGCACCTGGTGGTGCACGTCCCCGTGGACCAGCACCCCCAGGCCCTGCGCGATGCGTTCATGGACCTGTGCGACGAACTGAACGCCGACGGCCTGTTCGATCCCATCAAGTCCTGAAACGGCGAGGAGCGTCCATGGGCGTAAGCATCGGCAAGAAAATTCCGGATTTCAGCCTGCCGGCGACCGGCGGCAAGGACATCGCGCTGTCCGACTACGCCGGCCGCAAACTGGTGATCTACTTCTATCCCAAGGACAACACGCCCGGCTGTACCCAGGAAGGCCAGGACTTTCGCGACCTGTACCCGGCGTTCAAGAAGGCCGGCGCCGAAATCCTGGGCGTCTCGCGTGACAGCCTCAAGTCGCATGAAGCCTTCAAAGAGAAATACGGCTTCCCCTTCCCGCTGCTCTCCGATACTCAGGAACAGGTCTGCAAGCTGTTCGACGTGATCCGGGAGAAGAACATGTACGGACGCAAGGTCATGGGCGTGCAGCGCAGCACCTTCCTGATCGATGCCAAAGGCGTGCTGCGCCAGGAATGGCGCGGTGTCACGGTCAAGGGGCACGCGACCGAGGTGCTCGAAGCCGTCAAGGCGCTGTAAATGAGTCAACGAGTCTTCGTGCTCGACACCAACGTGTTGATGCACGACCCCAGCGCCCTGTTCCGCTTCCAGGAGCACGACATCTTCCTGCCCATGGTGGTGCTCGAGGAACTGGACGCCGCCAAGAAAGGGCTGTCGGAAGTCGCGCGCAACGTGCGCCAGGTCAGCCGCTTCCTCGACGAGCTGATGAGCAGCCGCACGCACGCCGAGATCGACGAAGGGATCCCGCTCGGCACGCTGCGCAGTCCGGAATCCGGGGTCAAGCTGCCGGCCACCGGCCGGCTGTTCTTCCAGACGCGCCCGTCCAACGTCCAGCTGCCGGACGTGCTGCCCGGCAGCAAGCCCGACAACAGCATCCTGGTCACCACGCTGGCCCTGAAATCGCAATTCCCGGACCGGCGCGTGACCCTGGTCTCCAAGGACATCAACCTGCGCATCAAAGCCGCCGTGGTCGGCATTCACGCAGAGGACTACTCCAGCGACAAGGTGCTGGACGACCTCGACCTGCTGTACCGCGGCTATGCGCCGCTGGCGACCGATTTCTGGGATGCGCATGCCAAGGGCATGGAATCCTGGCAAGACCATGGTCGCAGCTACTACCGCTTGCAGGGCATCAAGGGACATGACTGGCAGCCCAACCAGTTCCTGTATTTCGAGGGCGAGGACCCCGGGCTGGAACTGATGGTGCGCAGCATCGACGGGGACAGCGCGGTGCTCGAGGTGATCCGCGACTACCGTCAGGGCAAGGGCTCGGTCTGGGGCGTGCATGCCCGCAACCGCGAGCAGAATTTCGCGCTCAACCTGCTGCTGGACCCGGACATCGACCTGGTCACCCTGCTCGGCACCGCCGGCACCGGCAAGACCCTGCTGGCGCTGGCGGCCGGTTTGGCACAAAGCCTGGACGAGCAGC is drawn from Nevskiales bacterium and contains these coding sequences:
- a CDS encoding ACT domain-containing protein, which encodes MPENSNLLALIALGPEREGQVTELVRSILERGCEIVECRLAHMGASLAANLVVAGNWSTLGRLETALPAMAERLSLKLQIQRCTNAAPQNTFRPYAVEVVAPQRTDLLSHLLAFFDEQGVRVREVVTQNYASGYTGADMCNVHLVVHVPVDQHPQALRDAFMDLCDELNADGLFDPIKS
- a CDS encoding peroxiredoxin; this translates as MGVSIGKKIPDFSLPATGGKDIALSDYAGRKLVIYFYPKDNTPGCTQEGQDFRDLYPAFKKAGAEILGVSRDSLKSHEAFKEKYGFPFPLLSDTQEQVCKLFDVIREKNMYGRKVMGVQRSTFLIDAKGVLRQEWRGVTVKGHATEVLEAVKAL
- a CDS encoding PhoH family protein, with product MSQRVFVLDTNVLMHDPSALFRFQEHDIFLPMVVLEELDAAKKGLSEVARNVRQVSRFLDELMSSRTHAEIDEGIPLGTLRSPESGVKLPATGRLFFQTRPSNVQLPDVLPGSKPDNSILVTTLALKSQFPDRRVTLVSKDINLRIKAAVVGIHAEDYSSDKVLDDLDLLYRGYAPLATDFWDAHAKGMESWQDHGRSYYRLQGIKGHDWQPNQFLYFEGEDPGLELMVRSIDGDSAVLEVIRDYRQGKGSVWGVHARNREQNFALNLLLDPDIDLVTLLGTAGTGKTLLALAAGLAQSLDEQRYREIIMTRITVPVGEDIGFLPGTEEEKMTPWMGALMDNLEVLTQTLDGGDWERAATNELLSKRIKIRSLNFMRGRTFLNRYLILDEAQNLTPKQMKTLITRAGPGSKIVCLGNLNQIDTPYLTETTSGLTNVVDRFRVWPHSGHVTLARGERSRLADFASTRL